The Chitinivibrionales bacterium genomic sequence CATCGGCGGTGTTGGAACAGGCGGTCTCCCACGTCCAGGTACCGGTCCGGGGAAATGCGCAGCGTATTTTGAAGGTGTTGTCCTCGTACCAGAATCCCAGCGTTTTGAGCGTTGTGCCGGATTCGTGCCGGTATTCGACATGCACAGTAACATCTTTGAATGGATTCGCATACGACTTTTCGGCTGTCAGGTCCGCTTCCCACCGCTTCCACTGCGCTATATCCGCAGCGGACAGGGCAATGACCATTACACCAACATGCACCAGGCCGGCGGTAATTGCGCGTTTATTGGTCCACATATTCAACCACCGTATACATCGTGTATTATGCAATTTCATTGTTTTGTTCCTTTCTGGAAAACATGTTCAGCCGGCAGACATATTGACTGTCAAGGAATCGAATACATTCGTTGACATCCTCCTATTGGAGGCTTCTCACGCGAATAGTCGATCGACCGTCTCTTTTGTGTACTATCAGTATCCCGGCCGGTCCACTCAGTCTCCTCCCGGTCCTTGTCTCCCGGTCTGCCGAAAGCATTCGCCCGCGTATATCGAATGCGGCCACCGTACCTCGATTCGATACCTCGGCGTGCGAAAGTGCAGGGAATTTCCGTGCGGCGGTCGCCGGCGCAGGTACGGCAATCACGAGGTACATCGATCCGCCCCCCGAAGCAGGCGATGCCATATTCGCTCCCAGACAGATCGTCTGTGCACTCGAAACAATATTCCTGTACAAATCAAAATGCCCCATGGCAGCATCGGTACATTCGATACGTAAATCCGTCTTTGTCCAGGTACTCAACCATTCCGGAAGCGCTGTTGCCCGGTTGTCATAGGCGATATAGAGCGTAGCCGGCCCATCGATATCGAAACAGAGTTGGCCCGACGTGTTCCCGGCATCGTTATTGGCCGTCTTGATAAATGCGTATCCCTCCAGGTCCGCTGGTACCGATGATATCGTGTAGCTTCTATCGGTATAGTACTCTACCCCGGGACCGAGCACAGACGGCTCATATCCCTGTGGTACGCCCGAAATCGTTACGGCGTCGTCATTGAGTGTGTCTGCGACTGTGGCGATGACCCGGTCCATGCGACGGGCCCAGTCATCCAGATAATCGGTCCGCCACTGGTTCACCGTCTTTGCGCCGTCATACCCGCTCTCTTCGAGGCTGCT encodes the following:
- a CDS encoding DUF5060 domain-containing protein, with translation MKLHNTRCIRWLNMWTNKRAITAGLVHVGVMVIALSAADIAQWKRWEADLTAEKSYANPFKDVTVHVEYRHESGTTLKTLGFWYEDNTFKIRCAFPRTGTWTWETACSNTAD